In Gadus chalcogrammus isolate NIFS_2021 chromosome 13, NIFS_Gcha_1.0, whole genome shotgun sequence, a single genomic region encodes these proteins:
- the eps8l3a gene encoding epidermal growth factor receptor kinase substrate 8, with product MSGRSSPFGNNTNSYAGSIQSDRSGNSDDGSQVSNLSRPSARSIYSQRKEYASSINKILDKFQYRVEHLITCELDGKELQGVADCVERLNLLEGMGRVWGQNMFLEVRGSDLHLCDIETREELESLPLNSIVELRAVMDSEVYHSLLTMCVKVRRTSSVFLFQCDELKADFIKKDLSRALLRSQKENYSGHPVSMVPKHQIRPSPTPQPRNWHPPEDPVSTWSSPDYGEESDAGTPVPPREEYTQRVRERTPSPQPSYTSEEELPQILPYTERDRNVDILNHIFTDLEIFMGQIAASEAKHEKKNKKKWKKKTKKKKALEGMPPVEEFFTCLQKIKFGFNLLAELNGKISDPSASDFVHNLFTTLAFVHARCPPDLSSTVVAPLLTPECFRLLSEEANPEEDALWQSLGDPWNIPSTKWPEDDDDIPTYTLAFLDGWQPPEVSEGSPAVRPAKRKATPPRPPSPAPALPLLPGPSQSVFMLCTLSRVMAAWVVFGCSQEEPEPRHMRVVYDFTARNAKELSITKGEIVNLLDSSKKWWKVRNTSGEQGFIPNNVLEPLETEPSEINPEMDEFTGPPVLTKKSKPKDVTAWLEYRGFSRITVRCLGPLSGSMLLGMSREELKKVCPEEGGRVFFQLQSVKSSLALESEMRKASMG from the exons ATGTCGGGGAGAAGCAGTCCCTTCGGCAACAACACCAACAGCTATGCCGGATCAATTCAATCAGA TAGATCTGGAAATTCGGATGATGGATCACAAGTATCCAATCTGTCCAGGCCAAGTGCAAGATCCATCTACT CACAAAGGAAGGAGTATGCATCCTCTATAAACAAGATCCTGGACAAGTTTCAGTACAGAGTGGAG CACCTGATCACCTGCGAGTTGGACGGCAAGGAGCTGCAAGGCGTGGCGGACTGTGTGGAACGCCTGAATCTCCTGGAAGGCATGGGTCGTGTGTGGGGTCAGAACATGTTCCTGGAGGTCCGAGGGAGCGATCTGCACCTCTGCGACATCGAGACCAGG GAGGAGCTGGAGTCCCTCCCCCTGAACAGCATCGTGGAGCTGCGGGCGGTGATGGACAGCGAGGTCTACCACTCCCTGCTCACCATGTGCGTGAAGGTGCGGAGGACCAGCAGTGTGTTCCTGTTCCAGTGTGATGAACtcaag GCTGACTTCATCAAGAAGGACCTATCACGGGCTCTCTTGCGCAGCCAGAAGGAAAATTA CAGCGGCCATCCAGTGTCCATGGTCCCTAAACACCAGATAAGGCCCAGCCCGACCCCTCAACCCAGGAACTGGCACCCCCCAGAGGATCCCGTGTCTACGTGGAGTAGCCCAGACTATG GAGAAGAAAGTGATGCTGGTACTCCCGTACCGCCCAGAGAGGAATACACCCAAAGGGTTCGAGAGAGGACCCCATCTCCACAGCCCTCCTACACCTCAGAGGAGGAGCTCCCTCAAATCTTGCCGTACACAGAGCGGGACAGGAACGTG GATATCTTGAATCACATCTTTACTGATCTGGAAATCTTCATGGGACAAATCGCTGCATCAGAGGCCAAACATgaaaagaagaacaagaagaagtggaagaagaagacgaagaagaaaaaAG CCCTTGAGGGCATGCCCCCTGTGGAGGAGTTTTTCACCTGTCTACAGAAGATCAAGTTTGGCTTCAACCTTCTG GCGGAACTGAACGGAAAGATCAGCGATCCCAGCGCCTCCGACTTTGTCCACAACCTCTTCACCACCCTCGCCTTT GTGCATGCTCGCTGCCCGCCGGACCTCTCCAGCACGGTGGTGGCCCCCCTGCTGACCCCTGAGTGCTTCCGGCTCCTGAGCGAGGAGGCCAACCCTGAGGAGGACGCGCTGTGGCAGTCCCTGGGAGACCCCTGGAACATCCCCAG tACAAAATGGCCGGAAGACGACGACGACATTCCCACTTACACCCTGGCGTTCCTGGACGGCTGGCAGCCCCCCGAGGTGTCGGAGGGGAGTCCTGCAGTCCGGCCCGCGAAGCGCAaggccacccccccccgccccc cAAGCCCCGCCCCagccctgcccctcctccccggCCCCAGCCAG AGCGTTTTCATGTTGTGTACCTTGTCACGAGTAATGGCCGCGTGGGTTGTTTTCGGTTGCAGCCAAGAGGAGCCGGAGCCCAGGCACATGCGTGTCGTGTACGACTTCACCGCAAGAAACGCCAAAGAGCTGAGCATCACCAAGGGAGAGATAGTCAAT TTACTAGATTCGTCCAAGAAGTGGTGGAAAGTGAGGAACACGAGTGGCGAGCAAGGGTTTATACCCAACAACGTTCTGGAGCCTCTGGAGACGGAGCCGTCGGAGATTAACCCTGAGATGGACGAG TTCACTGGTCCCCCTGTTCTAACCAAGAAGTCCAAGCCTAAAGATGTCACTGCATGGCTGGAATACAGAGGCTTTAGTAGAAT CACGGTGCGGTGTTTAGGACCACTAAGTGGCTCCATGCTGTTGGGCATGTCGCGAGAGGAACTGAAGAAGGTCTGTCCTGAGGAGGGAGGCCGGGTCTTCTTCCAGCTGCAGTCAGTCAAATCTTCTCTCGCG CTTGAGAGCGAGATGCGAAAGGCATCAATGGGATAG